One window of the Oncorhynchus mykiss isolate Arlee chromosome 5, USDA_OmykA_1.1, whole genome shotgun sequence genome contains the following:
- the LOC110523183 gene encoding uncharacterized protein LOC110523183 isoform X2, translating into METLGSKREMALPSRSSSQAIGALTLSSSQAIGAPTVSSSQAIGAPTVSSSQAIGAPTVSSSQVIGAPTVSSSQVIGAPTVSSSQAIGAPTLTSSQVIGALTLRNFTIPRRKRGDGKALLDVCLKESRDYSLIQTTLNESRLDMGKEISFSWQWDDVTLIHNEELLREFFEKRSEMRLKDRHVREMEERFCFLVTSDQKAKQMYQHGLKVENTDQHSLGNPSYGVYLHRHADVALKNISGNTPAGKILIIFKVLFGKVKKVPPCYGRNSTHDPTVNYDCHVSKDPAVPRDSLSQQVLSSSVFLFDYNENQELKQRPRQCLPYAMVSLVPSVNSSPTSTLVPSVKLGPKTKDSAACLETCTVAQRVGRGQNATVTFKHFGTTESPLPGYRCQGFGTNPPFQRGDQQNFQNITSIANQLYHNGSDQPPPPPLHISPCDQPPPPPPPLSSCDQPPPPFSPCDQSPAPISPCDQPPTPFSSCVLPASPFSSCVQPPSPFSSCVQPKSPFSSCVQPPSPFSSCVQPPSPFSSCVQTPSPFSSCAQLLPPFSSCVQPTPSPSPFSPCDQPPPPFSSWAPPLPPPFTGSITFLEDNGLVTDPIHLQIPSHAGTAQFDHNKPHLGNQVQSCQQVSNTLATNQDNLWRQSTSATGALEPVSTIVYSSRVIKDPRLSARETNNMQRSISMESESGQQTSTSVCILTVKPEHKNLQNVPKQVKNLRETGKKNDPKPCQPDTPIDCSTATLVNISAPSSVIPTTENQPSSRMLKMKFQKYSPYFHLTKEERKAKIGSLQHLSFDEKNTLLERTNFYANYFQKSRCLLNQNDKVATVDPGRLCKPGSIKRCLSSTDSVEMYNSPQKTHEDSGAYLQQQVRQHHQPQYTTNGDQSSKPIPEISAHNPSIVCGAVEEIVALQFERNTGNMEPEDMNLCSPESTTTCLTETEEDVHKVTVEPQDEMAMKNDSPIPFLPQTVNQTATSESRQETEVRSNLNSATEEKPQDALNENSNASKQNTEASSKPNSIRDEKNLNIVPEIAEGNRQSRDVKCEPILEEKNKTNAVSSVDDTMVNENPSETRCPVIYESHTDIMDACEEVCGTETSEEVMSVKVFCPGVMSRQNHERLLQKDRECYEIGQHQQNESNTFSTCGDLADNTEECQADDSKAKDTVYSFLYNRLQLSELFLSPNQHGSCSISGKHYLKPKCKDSPMDTNKSLLPSCNPNQVDIGEGCNLRITINADRELSAVTESPSLSKRFSVSECPQGTQASPTVQENEKFSNNSIISENTPIDGVLKTSTYYTTFNRAHARNAKLIKMMAEKYKGKENASVRIMRNHQHSRVKKKLIVEKSTTDIPYSEISRSSHKAITGHMQMPFMQREKDCLNVSHKNLKRKTFFPNKVTRNARENKHKSCFTFKSKVAAQKISVSDDLKTSTRVPITSKKSTILKMLIDFRRKKRWGTFNHNRMYSQRNVCNAPAKYITSSPTSDDNKHLRGNRFEKKHLKTPTRELETNMSMRDGNEKINEEKQIADAVNTTLTSSTIDIVNEEAAKSTSGSTASNFVEDIQHIEEAKDLSKSRTCNDGKPHDTETSQETQSNCTSLQNKLPPPKCTNIVAVSQDNEGITEFKKHEVDLLKEKALQAHTHSRKEVEEANSDMAPAKEIISASENMEFPLDAAIKILCGSELNSNTPKPQEEIARVLQHKYGQMETEKADTSDRTHYCNPLEQEDTPSKEVKLINRLRDYLTNFEYIVRKPEPKTSDTLCENEKNLPQICETIQNNVNDHKEKPVHLVVLDRVELRNLRPNAIPFPIKICTPIINTDNDLIHSKEQEHKEKTRGNKTNCYRIPCISPDSTSMLEVPEKSTQTPMDKKTTEAEISTSVPDINHGITIAENYASREQQRQPNCTIDANNMIMLKALAEIEPENSEFCKTKENTNQKPKSHIVRVNTKTFHRNFSVADISNALKHGDKVTSLAELCPLRTECKVMMQYFILNFEEKQNVEVNRTIVSRDQILERYLDRPPVPMELKYEALNSFLELQIMMEAWQFVDNKMRFLSGQSTFRSLLWYDPTLYGELFKGKVGLQQQSSLYSSFQQSLINEGPIALQRYHLAVSTLNEQLKRAPEMSYYMYLKSKRERLEIEAALRNPSDIESFFLSVPLSCMVNFGDSVESLQRVQRLVTTFTETPADKLEDGFDVGKAEHLAMVFRFLQEKIYYLKACSNTMVSKTSWFGMEHILFDASKMLVWRDTKQTGSDELQAKYKKANPQIVYGVTESGVSLLHTSVSKRTQLMVKTGNTAQRFRGRSRGMPPMENTRCAEKYPQHGSLPIIDLTKSPNRDNPDVYHWATPPSNPAAHFQTWTHQENLVKSQVVNWGERSHDTQAMERNIPASSLSRPVPTYPEIRACLRTSKSGTVPNSQIQLPASMGGLGSKSDGRQQWAASWVPHNPQNITGSDLRPMHPLWIGVGDNGHPPIGEPVLLEQTNPSSWSSLPSSPPSVPAGNTAQKSLHSLPALATTNNFPPTCEPLPINYPFFLLNGQTYSTANPELSTATLDNRGRFPPYVE; encoded by the exons ATGGAGACACTCGGTAGCAAGAGAGAGATGGCACTTCCATCCCGAAGCTCTTCCCAGGCAATAGGAGCTCTTACCCTGAGCTCTTCCCAGGCAATAGGAGCGCCGACCGTGAGCTCTTCCCAGGCAATAGGAGCTCCGACCGTGAGCTCTTCCCAGGCAATAGGAGCTCCGACCGTGAGCTCTTCCCAGGTAATAGGAGCTCCGACCGTGAGCTCTTCCCAGGTAATAGGAGCGCCGACCGTGAGCTCTTCCCAGGCAATAGGAGCTCCGACCCTGACGTCTTCCCAGGTAATAGGAGCTCTGACCCTGAGGAATTTCACCATTcccaggaggaagaggggagatggAAAAG CTCTTTTGGATGTCTGCCTCAAAGAGAGCAGGGACTATAGTCTGATACAGACAACTCTGAATGAGTCCCGATTGGACATGGGCAAGGAGATATCCTTCAGCTGGCAGTGGGATGATGTCACGCTAATACACAACGAGGAGCTACTGCGAGAGTTCTTTGAAAAAAG ATCTGAAATGCGTTTAAAGGATAGACACGTCAGAGAAATGGAGGAGAGGTTCTGTTTTTTAGTCACCTCTGACCAAAAAGCTAAGCAAATGTATCAACACGGACTGAAGGTTGAGAACACAGATCAACACTCTCTGGGAAACCCGTCATATGGAGTCTATTTGCACAGGCACGCTGATGTGGCCCTGAAAAATATCAGCGGCAACACCCCTGCTGGAAAAATCCTCATCATTTTCAAG GTTCTCTTTGGCAAGGTGAAAAAAGTACCTCCATGTTATGGAAGGAACAGCACACATGATCCAACGGTGAATTACGATTGTCACGTGTCCAAAGACCCCGCTGTCCCGAGGGACAGCTTGTCTCAGCAAGTTTTGAGCTCGTCA GTGTTCCTGTTTGACTACAACGAAAACCAGGAGCTAAAACAGAGACCAAGGCAATGTTTGCCATATGCTATGGTTTCATTGGTTCCTTCTGTAAATTCTTCTCCGACTAGCACTCTAGTTCCATCTGTAAAACTGGGGCCAAAAACAAAGG ATTCAGCGGCATGTTTGGAAACCTGCACCGTGGCTCAAAGAGTGGGTAGAGGTCAGAATGCGACCGTGACATTCAAACATTTTGGGACAACTGAAAGTCCATTGCCTGGATACAGATGTCAGGGATTTGGAACAAACCCCCCATTCCAAAGAGGTGATCAACAGAACTTCCAAAACATTACATCAATCGCAAACCAATTGTATCACAACGGAAGTGACCAACCCCCACCGCCTCCACTACACATTAGTCCCTGCGACCAGCCCCCACCACCTCCACCGCCCTTGAGTTCCTGCGACCAGCCCCCACCGCCCTTTAGTCCCTGCGACCAGTCCCCAGCGCCCATTAGTCCCTGCGACCAACCTCCAACTCCTTTTAGTTCCTGTGTCCTGCCCGCATCACCCTTTAGTTCCTGTGTCCAGCCCCCATCACCTTTTAGTTCCTGTGTCCAGCCCAAATCACCCTTTAGTTCCTGTGTCCAGCCCCCATCACCTTTTAGTTCCTGTGTCCAGCCCCCATCACCCTTTAGTTCCTGTGTCCAGACCCCATCACCCTTTAGTTCCTGTGCCCAACTTTTACCACCTTTTAGTTCCTGTGTCCAACCCACACCGTCTCCATCACCCTTTAGTCCCTGTGACCAGCCCCCACCACCCTTTAGTTCCTGGGCTCCTCCTTTACCACCACCATTCACTGGTTCAATTACCTTCTTGGAAGACAATGGACTGGTTACTGATCCTATACATTTACAGATCCCAAGCCATGCTGGAACAGCTCAATTTGACCACAATAAACCCCACTTAGGTAACCAAGTTCAGTCTTGTCAACAAGTTTCGAACACCCTGGCCACGAACCAGGATAACTTATGGCGACAGTCTACATCTGCAACAGGTGCATTGGAACCAGTCTCTACTATAGTTTATTCTTCACGTGTGATTAAGGATCCCAGATTGTCGGCACGAGAAACTAACAATATGCAGAGATCGATTTCAATGGAGTCAGAGAGCGGTCAACAAACAAGTACCTCTGTCTGCATATTGACCGTGAAGCCAGAGCATAAGAATCTCCAAAATGTACCAAAACAGGTGAAAAATCTCAGGGAAACTGGAAAAAAGAATGATCCAAAACCATGCCAGCCTGATACACCAATAGATTGTTCTACTGCTACTTTGGTGAATATTTCAGCTCCATCCTCTGTGATACCTACAACTGAGAATCAGCCATCGTCTAGAATGCTTAAAATGAAGTTCCAGAAGTATTCTCCATATTTTCATCTGAccaaagaggagaggaaggcaaaAATTGGTTCTCTACAACATCTGTCATTTGATGAGAAAAATACATTATTAGAGAGAACCAATTTTTATGCAAACTATTTTCAGAAGTCCAGGTGTCTACTCAATCAAAATGACAAGGTCGCCACAGTCGACCCTGGGCGGCTATGTAAACCAGGAAGTATAAAAAGATGCTTGTCCAGCACAGACTCAGTGGAGATGTACAACAGTCCTCAAAAGACTCATGAGGACAGTGGTGCATACTTGCAGCAGCAGGTGAGACAACATCATCAGCCCCAGTACACCACAAATGGTGATCAGAGTTCAAAACCTATCCCAGAAATTTCAGCCCATAATCCATCAATTGTCTGTGGGGCTGTGGAGGAAATTGTGGCCCTTCAATTTGAGAGGAACACAGGCAATATGGAACCAGAAGACATGAACCTTTGCAGCCCAGAATCCACTACTACATGTCTCACAGAAACGGAAGAGGATGTGCACAAAGTTACTGTGGAACCACAAGATGAAATGGCAATGAAAAATGACTCACCGATTCCATTCCTTCCCCAGACTGTCAACCAAACTGCAACCTCTGAAAGCCGGCAGGAAACAGAGGTGAGGTCCAATCTTAACTCAGCAACAGAGGAAAAACCTCAGGATGCTCTAAATGAAAACTCTAATGCAAGCAAGCAGAACACAGAGGCAAGCTCCAAACCAAATTCCATAAGAgatgaaaaaaatctaaacattGTACCTGAAATCGctgagggaaacagacagagcaGAGATGTGAAGTGTGAACCAATCTTAgaagagaaaaacaaaacaaatgctgTAAGTTCAGTGGATGACACAATGGTGAACGAAAATCCCTCAGAAACAAGGTGTCCAGTCATTTATGAGAGCCATACTGATATCATGGATGCTTGTGAAGAGGTTTGTGGTACGGAAACATCAGAGGAAGTTATGAGTGTCAAGGTCTTCTGTCCTGGAGTCATGTCTAGGCAAAATCATGAAAGGCTTTTGCAGAAAGACAGAGAATGTTATGAAATTGGCCAACATCAACAAAATGAATCCAATACATTTTCTACCTGTGGTGACTTAGCTGATAATACTGAAGAATGTCAGGCTGATGATTCAAAAGCCAAAGATACAGTCTACAGTTTCCTGTATAACAGGCTGCAACTCAGTGAGCTCTTTCTTTCACCTAATCAGCATGGATCATGCTCAATTTCTGGTAAACATTACCTTAAACCAAAATGCAAAGACAGTCCTATGGACACCAATAAATCACTCCTTCCGTCCTGCAACCCAAACCAAGTAGACATCGGAGAGGGATGTAACCTTCGCATCACAATAAATGCTGATAGAGAATTGTCCGCTGTCACGGAATCCCCCTCTCTGTCCAAGAGATTTTCAGTGTCAGAATGTCCTCAAGGAACTCAAGCCTCACCAACTGTACAGGAAAATGAAAAGTTTAGCAACAACAGCATTATCAGTGAAAACACACCCATTGACGGTGTTCTGAAAACATCCACCTACTACACCACCTTCAACAGAGCACATGCCCGCAATGCCAAATTAATCAAAATGATGGCAGAGAAATACAAAGGGAAGGAAAATGCTTCAGTGAGGATAATGAGAAATCATCAACATTCAAGAGTGAAGAAGAAATTGATTGTTGAAAAATCCACCACTGACATTCCATACTCAGAAATATCAAGATCATCCCATAAAGCCATTACAGGCCATATGCAGATGCCATTTATGCAGAGGGAAAAAGACTGTTTGAATGTTTCCCACAAAAACTTGAAACGCAAAACCTTTTTCCCCAATAAGGTCACAAGAAATGCCAGAGAGAACAAACACAAATCATGTTTTACATTTAAATCAAAGGTTGCAGCTCAGAAAATTTCTGTGTCAGATGACTTAAAGACCTCAACGCGAGTTCCCATAACATCAAAAAAAAGCACTATCCTGAAGATGTTAATAGATTTTAGGAGAAAAAAACGTTGGGGGACATTCAATCACAACAGAATGTACAGTCAAAGGAATGTGTGCAATGCTCCTGCAAAGTATATTACTTCCAGCCCAACGTCCGATGATAATAAACATCTGAGAGGTAATCGTTTCGAGAAGAAACATCTGAAGACACCAACGAGAGAGTTAGAAACAAATATGTCTATGAGAGATGGAAATGAAAAGATCAACGAGGAAAAGCAGATAGCTGATGCTGTTAACACAACCTTAACTTCGTCGACCATAGATATAGTCAATGAAGAGGCTGCAAAATCTACTTCTGGGAGCACTGCGAGCAACTTTGTGGAAGACATTCAACACATTGAGGAAGCAAAGGATCTATCTAAAAGCAGAACTTGCAACGACGGCAAGCCACATGACACAGAAACATCTCAGGAAACCCAGAGCAATTGCACTTCCCTTCAGAACAAATTACCTCCACCGAAATGCACCAATATCGTGGCTGTAAGTCAAGACAATGAGGGAATAACTGAGTTTAAAAAACATGAGGTGGATCTGCTGAAAGAAAAGGCATTACAAGCTCATACACACTCTAGAAAAGAGGTGGAAGAGGCCAACAGTGATATGGCGCCTGCTAAAGAGATCATTTCAGCTTCTGAGAACATGGAGTTTCCCTTAGATGCTGCCATCAAGATTCTTTGTGGCAGTGAGTTAAATTCAAACACACCCAAACCACAGGAAGAGATAGCTCGGGTGTTGCAGCACAAGTATGGTCAAATGGAGACAGAGAAAGCAGACACATCAGATAGAACACATTACTGCAACCCACTGGAACAAGAAGACACACCCTCCAAGGAAGTGAAACTCATCAATAGATTAAGAGATTACTTGACAAATTTTGAGTACATAGTTAGGAAACCCGAGCCAAAAACATCAGATACACTCTGTGAAAATGAGAAGAATTTGCCACAGATTTGTGAAACTATCCAGAATAATGTCAATGACCATAAGGAGAAACCAGTTCATCTGGTTGTCCTTGACAGGGTGGAGTTGCGCAATCTGAGACCTAATGCAATTCCTTTCCCAATAAAGATATGCACTCCAATTATCAACACAGACAATGACCTGATTCATAGTAAAGAACAGGAACACAAGGAGAAAACAAGAGGGAATAAAACGAATTGTTACAGAATTCCTTGCATTAGCCCTGATAGTACTTCCATGTTGGAAGTCCCTGAAAAGTCCACTCAAACTCCTATGGACAAGAAAACAACTGAAGCAGAAATCTCCACAAGTGTGCCTGACATTAACCATGGGATTACAATTGCAGAAAATTATGCCTCAAGAGAACAGCAAAGACAGCCAAATTGCACTATTGATGCAAACAACATGATCATGCTCAAAGCACTTGCAGAAATAGAACCAGAGAATTCCGAATTTTGTAAAACAAAAGAAAACACCAACCAGAAGCCAAAAAGCCACATTGTAAGGGTGAACACTAAGACTTTTCATAGAAACTTCAGTGTGGCTGATATCTCAAATGCACTAAAGCATGGAGACAAAGTAACTTCCTTGGCCGAACTTTGCCCGTTGCGAACTGAATGCAAAGTCATGATGCAGTACTTCATCTTAAACTTTGAGGAAAAACAGAATGTTGAGGTCAATAGAACTATCGTCTCAAGAGATCAGATTTTAGAGCGATATCTGGACCGTCCTCCTGTACCAATGGAACTGAAGTACGAAGCGTTGAATTCTTTCCTGGAACTGCAGATAATGATGGAGGCCTGGCAATTTGTAGATAACAAGATGCGATTTTTGAGTGGACAATCTACATTTAGGAGTCTGCTGTGGTACGATCCCACTCTGTATGGGGAACTCTTTAAAGGGAAGGTGGGATTACAGCAGCAGTCCTCTTTATATTCATCTTTCCAACAAAGCCTCATCAACGAAGGACCAATTGCATTGCAGAGGTACCATTTAGCTGTCTCTACATTGAATGAACAGCTGAAAAGGGCCCCAGAAATGTCTTATTACATGTATCTCAAAAGCAAAAGAGAGAGGCTGGAGATTGAGGCTGCATTACGAAATCCCTCAGACATAGAGAGTTTCTTCCTCTCTGTACCACTGTCTTGCATGGTCAATTTTGGCGACAGTGTGGAAAGTTTACAGAGGGTCCAGAGGCTTGTGACGACTTTCACAGAGACTCCTGCAGACAAATTAGAAGACGGATTCGATGTTGGAAAGGCTGAGCACCTTGCCATGGTGTTCCGATTTCTTCAGGAGAAAATCTACTATTTGAAAGCTTGCAGCAACACGATGGTCAGCAAGACGTCTTGGTTTGGCATGGAACACATCCTGTTTGACGCTTCGAAGATGCTGGTGTGGAGGGACACGAAACAGACTGGGTCAGATGAGCTGCAGGCGAAATACAAGAAAGCAAAtccacaaattgtctatggggTGACTGAATCTGGTGTCTCACTGTTGCATACAAGCGTGTCAAAGAGGACCCAGCTCATGGTTAAGACTGGGAACACAGCACAGAGATTCAGAGGTCGGAGTCGGGGGATGCCGCCTATGGAGAACACTCGCTGTGCTGAG AAATATCCTCAACATGGGTCTTTGCCGATAATAGACCTCACAAAATC CCCTAACAGGGATAACCCAGATGTATACCACTGGGCCACACCCCCAAGCAACCCTGCAGCCCATTTCCAGACTTGGACACACCAAGAAAACCTTGTCAAGAGCCAGGTAGTAAACTGGGGTGAAAGGTCACATGATACGCAAGCCATGGAGAGGAATATCCCTGCATCTTCCTTATCCCGACCTGTGCCAACATACCCTGAAATCAGGGCCTGTCTAAGGACTAGTAAAAGTGGGACAGTGCCAAACTCACAGATCCAGTTACCTGCCTCAATGGGAGGGCTGGGAAGTAAATCAGATGGGAGGCAGCAGTGGGCCGCGAGCTGGGTTCCACATAACCCCCAGAACATCACAGGAAGTGATCTGAGGCCAATGCATCCTCTGTGGATTGGTGTTGGGGACAATGGTCATCCCCCCATTGGGGAGCCTGTCCTCTTAGAGCAAACTAATCCGTCTTCCTGGTCTAGTCTGCCTTCTTCTCCTCCATCTGTACCAGCAGGAAATACAGCACAAAAATCTCTGCACTCCCTCCCAGCTCTCGCTACGACAAATAATTTCCCTCCCACATGTGAGCCCCTTCCTATAAATTACCCATTTTTCCTCCTGAATGGTCAGACCTATTCCACTGCTAATCCTGAATTGTCGACAGCAACTCTTGATAACAGAGGGAGATTTCCTCCCTATGTAGAGTAG